In one window of Chryseobacterium sp. JV274 DNA:
- a CDS encoding 2Fe-2S iron-sulfur cluster-binding protein — MSEEVKKFKITIDGQTTEVMPGTSILEAARQIGGKSVPPAMCYYSKLETSGGRCRTCLVEVSKGSEADPRPMPKLVASCRTNVMDGMEVKNLTSEKAQEGRKAVTEFLLVNHPLDCPICDQAGECHLQDLGYEHGVDSTRTEFERNTYEADDLGPNIKLNMNRCILCARCVLTANQLTETREHGILFRGDHAEISTYLNKALDNDFIGNVIDVCPVGALTDRTARFASRVWFTKPMNASCKCDKCSGKAVVWMKGDEIVRVTARKDQWGEVEEFICDTCRFERKALSDWNIEGPRHIDRHSVISLNHYEKPKDELRVLDNPMAKEISEKDEK, encoded by the coding sequence ATGAGCGAAGAAGTTAAAAAATTCAAAATAACTATAGACGGACAGACTACTGAAGTGATGCCTGGTACTTCCATTCTGGAAGCAGCAAGACAAATCGGTGGAAAATCTGTACCTCCCGCTATGTGCTACTACAGCAAGCTAGAGACCAGTGGAGGGAGATGTAGAACATGTCTTGTAGAAGTTTCTAAAGGGTCTGAAGCAGATCCTCGTCCTATGCCGAAATTGGTAGCAAGCTGCAGAACGAATGTAATGGATGGGATGGAAGTAAAAAACCTTACTTCTGAGAAAGCTCAGGAGGGAAGAAAAGCGGTTACCGAGTTCTTATTGGTAAACCACCCGCTGGACTGCCCTATCTGTGACCAGGCAGGAGAATGTCATCTTCAGGACTTAGGATATGAGCATGGTGTAGACAGTACAAGAACAGAATTTGAAAGAAATACTTACGAAGCTGATGATCTTGGACCGAACATCAAATTGAATATGAACCGTTGTATTCTTTGTGCAAGATGTGTATTGACAGCAAACCAGCTTACAGAAACAAGAGAACACGGTATTCTTTTCAGAGGAGATCACGCTGAAATTTCAACCTATTTAAATAAAGCTTTAGACAATGACTTCATCGGAAATGTTATCGACGTTTGTCCGGTAGGAGCATTAACAGACAGAACAGCTCGTTTTGCAAGCAGAGTATGGTTTACAAAACCAATGAACGCTTCTTGTAAATGTGATAAGTGTTCAGGAAAAGCTGTAGTATGGATGAAAGGTGACGAAATCGTAAGAGTAACTGCAAGAAAAGACCAATGGGGTGAAGTGGAAGAATTCATCTGTGATACATGCCGTTTCGAAAGAAAAGCATTATCAGACTGGAACATCGAAGGTCCTAGACATATCGACAGACACTCTGTAATTTCATTGAACCACTACGAAAAACCTAAGGATGAGCTAAGAGTTTTAGACAATCCTATGGCTAAAGAAATCAGTGAAAAAGACGAAAAATAA